TTCTGAAGTTGATTCTAATGGAGTACCATTTAAGTTTGTTAAAATTAGAATTCTTATTGCAGCTTCTGGAGAAGTAGATTCAATAGTTATTGATCCTGAAGTTGATATTGAAAAAACATTTTTTTATTTTGTAAAAGGTTTTAGTAAAATTGATAATTCTAATGAAGGACCATCTTCTGATACAGTTAATTTCACTTTAGTTAAAAAACCTATTTTGCAGTTTCCAAAAGGTGAAGTAACTGATAGTGTTTCTACATTTACATTTAATAATATATCTGGAGGTGAGGTTTCAATTCAAGTATATGAGGTAGATCATGATGAAAAAAATATTCCATTAGATACATTATGGCAAGAGAAATTTTCAATTCCATTATCAAATTCAATTCAAAAAATTGGTTATAATGGAAAGAGATTAATCAATGGTAGAACTTACAAATGGAGATTAGATAAAACATTTGGAAACAATCCTCGAGCAGCTTCATCAAAGTGGAGTATATTTAATTATAAATAAAATAATTAAACATATAAATTTTACAATTTAACCATTCTTTAGAAGAATAATATCAAATCAATTTTTGCAAAAATTTAATACATATTTAAAATCATTAAAAATTGATTTTCTAACAATTGTAATTGCACTTATTGGAACTTTAATTGCTCTATACTCAGCAGAATCACTTCAAGAAATTGCTTTATCTTTAAAAACAAGTATTCCAATTGAAATTATTTTTATAGGTATTCCATTAGGGATTTTAGTAGTTTATTGCATTTGGTTAAATGAAAAAATTTGGGTTTATGCAGTAATATTAATGCACTGTTTAATTCTTGTAAATCAGAAAGAGGGAATAGGTATTCAAGAGGTAATGTTTTCAGTTTCAGTTTTAGTTGGGCTTCCAGTTTGGTTTATTAAAGAATTGATAATTCATAAAAGAAAAATTGCTAAAACTGGATTTGATGTGTTGTTATTATCTTTCTTTATAATTATGAGTGTTACATCATTTATTACAATGATGTTAAATAATGGTAACCCTTTAAATTATATAAAAGAATGGGTTATCATATTAGATTTTTTAATGTTTTTTCCTATTAGGAATTCTTTAAATTCAAAGAAAGATATACAAATATTACTATTAATGTTAATTCTCTTAGCATTAATAAATGGCATTACAAATTTAGTATATTATCGTCAAAATATATTAAAAGCTGCTTTTCAATGGGAAATTTTGGCAGGTCGTAAAACAGCAAATGAGCCAATTTCAATCGTACTTTTAATTATTGGTTCAACAATCTTTGCACATGCTAAAGCAAAAAAAATGCTTTTAATATCATTGATTCTTTCAGCATTGGGTTTGTTGTTTTTAACCATTTCATTTTCAAGGGGACCAATTGTAAGTGGATTAATAGCAGTTGTTATTATGACCACTAGGATTAAATTTAAAAATTCAATAAAAACTTATTTAGCAATAATTGTATCAGTACTTTTAGGGGCTGGATTAATGTATGTTCTATTTCCTAATATTATTAAGAACATTGGTATAGCAGTTTCATCAAGGCTTGGTAGCGTTGCTTCTGTTGCAAGTGATGTATCATTAGGGTCAAGGGTAGCTGAATCAACTACAATTCTTAAAGGATACATTGCAAGATCACCAATTTTAGGTGTAGGTTTTGGTGTTAATTATAGTTTTTATGACCCATTAACTCAAGAAACTATTACAAGGTCTTATATACATAATGGTTATATATGGTCGTTGTTTAAATTTGGAATCCCAATTGCAATTTACTTTCTATTTCTACTTTTATATCCAATTTTTATTCTTTTATATAATAATGATAAAAGTGATGAGTTTAAAAGAGCACTTTCAGCTGGTGTAATTGGTTATATTATTTGTGCATTAATTATGAATAATACATCAAGTCAATTTACTCAATATGCTGGTGCGTTAAATATGATGCTTGCATGGGTTTTTACAGATTACGTATGTAGAAATAAAGATAATGAAATTACAACAAAAGATAATTTGAAAGAATTAAATTAAAATAGGCTAAGAATATATATATATCTTAGCCTACAATCGTCTACAATTTTTTTTGAAATTTATTCCTTCTCAAAATCTATGTCCTTATATTCCAATTTAATCGCTTTTGCATTAGCTAATGCAGATTGAATTCTCTGATTAACTTTATTAGCATATCTAATTTTTAAATAAGCAAATTCATTATCAAATTTCTTTTTTAAAATATCAGCTAAATCATGTAAACCAGAAACAACATAATAATTTTCTAAAGGGAGTTTAATCAACTGTTCAACAAAAGTATCTTCTATAGCAGATATAATGCGATCTTTAAGTGTTTGAATTCCTAAACCCTTTTGAGCAGAAATTGATATAGATGTTGAATCTAAATTCCTTAAGTCAAATAACCTTTCATCATCTTTAACTAATTTATCAATTTTGTTAAGAACCATTATAATTGGAATGTTCTGGGCATCAATTTGGGAAAGAGTTTCGTTTACAACTTGAATTTGATCTAGTGCACTTACTTGAGTTGAATCAACAACATGTAACAATAAATCAGCTTCTTTAACTTCTGATAAAGTAGATCTAAAACTAGCAATTAAATGTTGTGGTAATTTTCTGATAAATCCTACTGTATCTGAAAGTAACATTACTCTTCCATGTTCTAGATCTACTGAACGGACAGTTGCATCCAAGGTTGCAAAGAGTTGATTCTCAACATAAACTCCAGCTCCAGACAATTCATTCATTAATGTAGATTTGCCAGCATTAGTATAGCCAACAAGTGCAACTCTAAACTTATCACCACGACCTTTACGTTGTGTTTCTCTTTGGGTTTCAATTTTATCAAGCTTTTCTCTAAGTAATGCAATGCGAATTTTAATTGCCCTTCTGTCAGTTTCTATTTGGGTTTCACCCGGACCTTTAGTTCCAATCCCTCCAAATTGTTTTGATAAATGTGTCCACATCCTTGTTAAACGAGGCATCAGATATTGCAATTGAGCCAATTCAACTTGAGTTTTAGCTTCGCTTGATTTTGCACGAGAAGAAAAAATATCTAATATTAATCCTGCTCTATCAAGAACTTTAATCTTGAATTGAGTTTCAAGGTTCCTAATTTGAACTGGTGAAAGTTCATCATCAGCAATGAACAAAGTAATTTTATCTCTTTCAATTATATCTCGTATCTCTTCCATTTTACCTTTTCCAATGTAGTATCTACCATCTGGATGTGGCAAAATCTGCATAAATTTATCCACAACTAAAGCTCCAGCCGTATCAGCTAATAATGCTAATTCTTCTAAATGTTCCTCTACAATTTCTTTAGTATTTGGATAAACTACAATACCAACTAATACTGCTCTTTCAACTTCAATTTCTGTTGAATGAATAATTTGCTTTCCTTTAATAATTTTCCCGCTAACCTCATTGGTTTGCTCTTCTAATTGGTTTGTACTCAATAATTTTGTGGTATAATTCTAAAATTTGAAAAACTTGTTTAACTTAAAATGTTCAATTACTTATAAATTGAAAAATTTTGATTTTTTAAATTAGAAAAAATAAAACTTTTAATATAAAGATATATAGATTACTTGTATAAAATATGAATTTGTTACAATAGTAATTTTAAATAAAATATTTATTGGTGTAATTCCTCAAATTAATAGTAATTATTTTCTATTTATTTTAATAATAAAAGATAATTAATTTAAACATTAAAAAAACACTCAAGGAATTTACTACTAGTAGTTAATTCTTTGAGTGTTTTTAATTTTGTAGCGGGAGCCGGACTTGAACCGACGACCTTCGGGTTATGAGCCCGACGAGCTACCAACTGCTCCATCCCGCGATATAAACTCAGACTAAAAGTCTGAGTTACAAAAATACACTAAATAATTTCTTTACACTAAAGAAATCTAAAATGATTCTATTGAGCTTCAGATTTTTTATCAACAACAAAGACTTTTAAAGTAGCAATAACTTCAGGATGTAACTTTACCTGAACGTCATGCGCTCCGAGAGTTTTGATTGGTTCGCTCAAAACTATAGTTTTACGATCTACAGTATGACCTTGACGAGAAAGTTCATCGGCAATCATAGCTGTTGTAATAGAACCAAAAATTCTTTCATCTTCACCTACTTTAACCCCAAGAGTTACAGATACATTCTCTAAAAGAGCTGCTTTAGCTTTAGCATCATCAGTGAATTTAACCATTTTAATAAGGTAACGTTTTTTTTCACTTTCAATAGCTCTAATAGCACCTGGGCTAGCACGGTAAGCAATGTCTCTTGGTATTAGAAAATTACGAGCATATCCGTCCTTTACTTCTATTGTTTCTCCTATTGTACCAAGATTTTCTTGATTTTGTCTTAATATAACTTTCATGATATTGTATAATTTTATTATTTACTAAACATCTCGAGATGCATCTCCAACTTCAGACATTGTTGAGAAATCATCTGTTGAAGCACTCCAAGAATCAACTTCATATGAACTATCTTCAAAAACTGTTACACCTTCATCCTCGTGAGTTGTACCATCTGTACTTACTCTTTTATTTAAGAACTGAATTCTTCTTGCTTTGATTTCAACTGTTGATCTGGTTGAACCTTCTTCACTTTGCCAAGAACGACTTTGTAGCTCACCTTCAACAACAACTGCACTTCCTTTATGAAGTTTTGATGAACAACTTTCTGCTAGTTTATTCCATGCAACAACACCTACATAACAAACATCTTCTTGCCATTTATTGTCACTTCCACGAAATTTTCTGTTTGAAGCAATTGAAAAATTTGCAACTGGTGTACCATTTCTAGTTGATCTAACTACTGGATCTTTTGTTAGATTTCCTGCAATCATTACGGAGTTTAACTCCGGCATCTTAATTTCTGCCATAATTTTGTTTCAACGTTAATTAAATTTATTTCAACATTAATTTTAATAATAAGAAAAATTAGTTCTGAGTATCAACTGGAGGAGGATTTAAAAGTCTTTCTATATCTGCAGCAACTTTATTTAATGCTTCAATCGATTCAGAACGTTTTTTCAATTCCTTTTCATCCATATTAATAATTAAATAACGCATTATATCATTATCAATATAAAAATGACGCTCTAATAGATGAACGAAGTTCCCTGGTGCATCAACACCTAATTGAAAGTAATATCCATTTGTTTTCTTATCAATTATATATGCAAGTTTCTTTCTTCCCCAATGATCGGTACTTTTTACAGTCCCTTCATGTTTCCCAATGAACTCTGTTGTTCTGTCAATTATTACTTGAATTGCTTTATCATCAAAGTTTGCATCAAGAATAACTGTAATTTCATAAAAATTGTTTGTTGCCATTTTATCCTCCTATGGATGTTTATTTATTGTTTTGTTTTTTTTAACAGCTCAAATTTTAATTTAACTTGAGCAGGAGTTCTATTATAAAATAAATTTAATGAATAATCTATAAATCTATTTTATATTTCATCTAACATTAATCAGTATTTGAACTATTCAAATTAAAATCAGTAATAACCTTAATCTTTTGATTTACAGTAATCATTGCTTGTTCAGTTCCTTCAACTAAAAATAATTTTATTGCTTCAACAGATTTTAATATCATTTCTTGTACAATTTCTATTGAATTGGGAGGAAACTCAGAAAGAACATATTCTGCTAATTCACCTCTAGTAAAATCGTTTCCAATTCCAAATTTAAGTCTAGGAAAATTAGTTGTCCCTAAATAATCCACAATATTCTGTATTCCATTATGACCACCAGAAGATCCAAATGCACTTAATTTTATTCTACCTAAAGATAATTGAATTTCATCAGCAATTACTAAAATATTATTAGTACTAATATTGTACAAATTTAGAATTTGTTCAACTGCAATTCCACTAAGATTCATAAAAGTAGTTGGCTTAACCAATAATATTTTTTTGTTAGAAAAACTTGCATTCGTAAAGTAAAAATCACCTTTACCAGCTTGATACTCTTTAGCTCCAACTTGTCTAGCAAATTCATCCAACACTAACCAACCAATATTGTGCCTTGTTTTTATGTACTTATCACCAGGATTGCCAAGACCAATAATAACATTCATAATCTGTTAATCCCAAAAAAAAATTTACTTAGCTTTAGCAGCTTTACCTTTGATTATAACCTCAGGTTGGTTGCTTGTTGATGCAGCTGATTCATCCTTTGGTGGAACAACTGTAACAATTGTAATTTTACTTGAAGAAGTTATTTTTATATTTTCAAGTTTTAAATCGCTAACGTGAATTGAATGTCCAACTTGAAGAGTAGAAATATCAACTGCAATATGTTCTGGCATATTTGCTGGTAAACACTCGATTTGTAATTTATGAGCAATAAACTCAAGTTTACCCCCCTCTTTTACTCCTATTGATTGTCCTTTTAATACTACTGGAACCTCAACACGAACAGTCTCATCACCTGAAACTCCCTGTAAATCAAAATGAACTATTCTATCTGTTGTTGGATGAAAGTCGTATGTTTTCATGATGCAAGTTCTATCTTCTTCACCATCAAGAATTAATTTGACAATATGTGATTCTGCAGTATAGATTAATGGACGTAAATCTAATTCTTTTACAGAAATTGAGATTGGTTCTTCACCTTTATGGTAATAAATTCCTGGTATAGTGCCTATTCTGCGCATATCGCGTGCAGCACATCTTCCTGACTCTCTTTTGAGAGCATTTAATTTAATTTCGCTCATTGCTTCGGTTCGTTTAGTATAACTACTTGATTAATGAGTAGGTATTTGTTATTTTGAAATCTATTAATTATTTCAGTTTTAATTGAATTAATTAATCTTATATAAATTATTTTTTTTATTTATAATAATAAATTTTAATCATCAAACAAAGTTGATACTGAAGCATTCCCATTTATCCTCAAAATTGCATCTGCAAATAAATCTGCAACTGACTTGATTAAAATTTTATCTGAATGTTTTTTTAATGGTAAAGAATCAGTTGCAACTAAAAGTTCTAAAGCTGAGTTTTCTATAAGCTCATATGAATTCCCACTTAATACTGGGTGAGTACATGCTCCATAAATTTTCAAAGCTCCTCTTTCTTTAATTGCGTTTACTGCATTAATAAAAGTGCCACCAGTATCAATCATATCATCAATTACTAAAATATCTTTTCCTTCCACTTCACCTACAAGGTGCATAACTTCAGCTACATTTGGCTTTGGTCTTCTTTTATCAATAAAAGCTAAACCTGCACCTAACCTTTTTGCATATGCTCTTGCTAATTTAAGTCCGCCAACATCTGGTGAAACAACTGTTAAATTCTCCAAGTTCAAATTTTTAAAATGACTTGAAATAACAGGAGAAGAATATAAATGGTCAAATGGAATATCAAAAAAACCTTGTATTTGAGGGGCATGTAAATCCATTGTGATAACTCTATCAGCCCCAGCTTGAGTGATTAAGTTTGCTACTAATTTAGCAGTAATTGCAACTCGAGGTTTATCTTTTCTATCTTGCCTTGCATAACCAAAATAAGGAATAACAGCTGTAATTCTTTTTGCTGAAGCCCTTCTAGCGGCATCAATTAACATCAAAAATTCCATTAAGTTGTCTGCTGGAGGCTGAGTGGATTGAACTATAAATAAATCAACACCACGAATGTTCTCATCATATTTTACCCATATTTCTCCATCTGAAAAATTCCTAATAATTACTTTTGATAATGTTGTTCCAGCTGATGAAGCAACCTTTTCGGCAAAAATCTGATTTGACCTTCCGCTTACAATCTTTAGCATAAGTAATCTAAAACGAGTTATCTAAAAATTAAATATAATTTAAATTAATATTTAATTTGTTGTTAACAATGTATAAATCTGGAACCTAATTTCTTTGCTGGGGCGGAAGGACTCGAACCTACGAATGCCGGTACCAAAAACCGGTGCCTTACCACTTGGCGACGCCCCAATTGAATTTTCTAAAAAAGCGAGCGCAAATATAAGTCTTTTAAATAAATAAGATGTAAAATTATTTTAATCGTTTTTATAAATAATTTTTTTATTTCCTAAAAGACTTACAAAAAATAATTTTCTTCTATTCATAAAAGTAAATTTATTACTTTCGTATTAAATAGTATAAAAAAACTCCTTACTAAAATTTTCAAATTTTTAGTAAGGAGAACATAAAATATTATTTTAATTTACTTTACAACAGTCATGACTTTACTCTTTGTGATATTACCTGACTTAATAGAATAAATGTAATTACCTGCATCTAAACCTTTAGTATCAATTTTATAAGAAGTTTGACCTGGTTGTAATTGTGAAACAAAAACCACTTTTCCATCCATAGTATTCAATACAAATGTAGCATCAATTCCATTGACAATACCATCAAATGGAACTATAGTACCATTGCTAGAAGGATTTGGAAAGTTTTGCCCAAGGTTGACTCCTTGAGCTAATGCGTCTTTTACAGAAACTCCAGTTGTTGTCTTTTCAAAAATTGGTAATTGATCAAAATGACGAGGTAATGGTTTGGGTTGAATCTGAGATTCACTTGCTCCATACCATTGCCCTAAAACACTTGAATAAATCTGACGAAAATCATACTGCATTTTAATATTTTTATTTTCATCTAAATCAGTTAAATTAGGTTCGCGACCAATAATACCTCCAATAACACCTGTACCAAAAACAAATTGTGGAGCAGCTGAACCATGGTCAGATCCACCACCATTTGAAGCTGGTCTTCTGCCAAATTCAGAAATTGTCATTGCACAAACCTTTTTATCTAATCCAAAAGCTTCTAAATCTCTTTGTAAAGCTAATACACATCCAGCTAAATCATCTAATAAAACTTCGTGTCTTTGAATTTGATCGGAGTGAGTATCATACCCACCAACATTTACAATGTACATTGATGTTTTCATTCCAGATGCAATTAACCTAACAACGCTTGCTAGTGAAGCCCCTAACTGACTTCCTGTTGGGTAAGTTACTTTATTTGCAGTAACTTTTTTTGAAGCATCCGAAATTGAATTTAAGAATACATTCGATTGTTGGATAATTGATCTAACATATTCTTCTTCATCTCCAGCATGAGTTTTTGCAATTGTATCAGTTACATCTGGTTGGCCTGGAATATAGCTAGTATCTTGAATAGCAACTCCCATATTTCCATTTACACCTATACATGTTGTTGATAAGTACTGACCAAATTCAATTGCAAATGGATCCTTAGGCATAACATTCGGATAATCTGGATGAACTTCTTCAAGATATTTTCCATACCATCCAGTATTTTCAAAGATATTGTAGTCGCTAGCTGATAGCCAAATATCAGTAGATCTGAAATGAGATAAAACTTGATTTGGATAAGCAACATTTTCAATTATTGACATTTTACCTTCTTTATACAAATCCAGTAATGGCTTAAATGAAGGGTGCATACCCAGAGTAGTTGAATCAGGTAATTTAATAACCTCAGATTCAGCAATAGCAACAGAATCTGAAGAACGTAAATTATAGTAATTACTATCTTTATAAGGAATAATTGTATTTAATCCATCATTACCACCGGCAAGCCTAATAAGTATCATTATATTATCATTATTAGATCCAGATATTTTCATAAAGGGTGAGCCTTCTGGAGCAGCTGCAAATGCTCGTAGTTTCGGCATACCTAAAGCAATTGGAAGTACAATTCCAGTTGAAGCAAGTCTTTGAATAAAATTTCTACGTTTCATATATTTGTTAGATTTTGTAATTAAAATTTTTAAAAGATCTAGATACTATACTGTTCTTAATTGATAAAACATGTCTGAAATTAAGTTAGCTGCATTTTAGCTAATACTGCAACTGCTTTAATATATTTTTTAATTCTTTCTCCTGCTTTTTGTGCTGGATCATCAATTTTCCATTCGTAATCTACTCCTCCATCTAATAAAGTATTAAATAATAAAGTAGCTTCTTTAGAACTTGGCTTAGTGCTCAAGAAAAATTGATTCATGTTATCAGCTAATTTGTGAATATCATCGTAATCTGGAAATCCTTTTGCAAATGAAATTGGATCAAATGTATAAATCTGTGTCTGTTTATTATTTATTTTACTAGTTATTTTACCATCCATAACATCTAACAAAAATTTATGCCTTGTTGGTAATGTAGATACGCTAATCCAAAGTCTTCCTCCTTCCCATCCTTTAACATTTGGTGGATTTGCAATTTCTTGACCAATAGTTGTTAATCTAGTATTTAAATTTGATGATAACCTACTTGTATCAGATAAAGTAAAATCTGGAATTCCATTTAAAGATAATGACCTTACTAAGCCTATCATATAATCAAAAGGACTTTTATCTATTGCCCCTAAATTTGACTCATCATAAAAATGAGCACTTCTTAACAACAAATTTAAAACAGTTTTTACATCCCAATTTGCATCAACAAAAGTTTTTGCCATATCACCTATGGCACCTCTATCTGGTACATTATAAACAAATGCCTTATAAATCTTTTCACAAATAAATTTAGAAATAGAATCTCCTCTTTCACTGAACATTAAATCTACAACATCATCAACTTTCCATTTACCAGTTTTGCCATAAATAGTTTTATCACCTGGATCCCATGTAGCAGGGAAAAAAGTAGAGGTCAATGTTCTATAAAGATTTGTTCTGAAATCAGTTCCTCCCTTCGGACTTAGAGTTAAATTCCAACCACTAATAGCTCTTGCCATTTCAGAAATATCTTTCTGTGTGTAATTTTCTTTACCATTCCAATCATAAACTCCCATAGTGAAAAGTTCTTGAACTTCACGTGCGTAGTTCTCATTTATTCCAGGCTTTTTAGCGTTATATACATTTTTAACCCCATCTAAATAAATTAGCATTGAAACATCAGTTGTTACATCTCTAACCATTTGTTTAAAATTACCATAACCTTTAGTTCTAAACATTTGTGATAAATAATTCATAAACTCTGCATATCTAACAGTATCTGAATCTGTTACAAAGTGGTTACTCCAAAACTGAACCATTTTTTCTTGTAATGTTACAGGTTGGTTAACCATGGTTTTTAATAACCATCTTTGATATTGAATTTTATGTGCAGTATATAGAATATTGAAATCCTGTAGTTGTTGTTGGGTAGGTGGGCTTCCTTCAGGTTTAACTTGCGGTTCTTGATTTATCCAAGTGCTTAACTCATCAAGTGGTGGAGTCCAAGACGCAAATAATGTTTTAACAGTTTTATCAAGTCCATCAGAAACTGCTTTTCTAATCTCAGAATCTTTTACACCATACATACACCTTCTTAACAAGTGTGCGGCTTGCTTATACGTCCATTCGCCAGTGTATGATTCCATCCCGACCGATAAAGTTCTTGTTTCAGAACTATGATTCTGACTTTTATTAAATTGTACCAGATTACTTTTTAAAATTATTCTGGTAGGAAATGTTAACAATTCTCTTCGATTCATATTGTTTGAAAATTTATTTAATAATTAAAATCTATTAAAAGAAAATAAAATGACACCTAATAAAGTTAGAATATTTCATAGAATGTAATTTATTATTAAGTTACCATAATTTAATATAGGTTCCATTGAAATGAATATATTTTTAAATAATTAATAATAATTGTTAGATACAAATTAAGAGAAATACTATTCAAGTTGATGATTATAGTTAATTTTGTAGTTCAAAATTTATACTTCCTTAAAATTGAAAAATTTAACAATTGGTTCCAGAGGTAGTCTTTTAGCTATTTGGCAGGCAAAACATATAAAACAAAAATTAGAACAAAGCAACCCAAATCTAATTTGTGAAATTAAAATTATTAACACAAAAGGTGATTTAGTTTTAAATAAATCACTTGGTGAAATTGGTGGTAAAGGCTTATTCACAAAAGAATTGGAAAATGCTTTGTTGGAAAATGAAATAGATATTGCAGTACATTCTTTAAAGGATTTGCAAACAGAAATGCCCGAAGGCTTAATATTAGCTTGTGTGCCATCAAGGGGTAGAACTGAAGATGTATTAATTGCAAAGCCTGGTATAACTCTAAATAATTTAATTAATGGGGCGAAAATTGCAACAGGTTCTGTTAGACGAAAATCACAACTACTTGCTATTCGACCAGATTTTAATATTGTAGATGTAAGAGGAAATGTCCCAACTAGAATACAAAAATATAAGGATAATAATTGGGATGGAATGATACTTGCTTTGGCAGGACTTGAAAGGCTAGGTATTACTGAGAACATAGGGGAAGTAATTCCAGTTGATGTAATGATTCCAGCAGTTGCTCAAGGTGCTTTGGGCATACAATCTTTAGAAAATAATATTGAAGTTATTGATTTGCTCAAGAGTATTGAAGATGAAAATACTAGGCTTTGTGTGGATTGCGAACGTGAGTTTTTAAGAACTCTTGGAGGTGGTTGCCATACTCCTGTTGCAGCAAATGCTATAATTTTAAATGATGAAATAATAGTAAATGGATATTCTGCAAATGAAGATGGATCTAATTCTAGAAAAGGATTCCTAATTGGGAATAAAATTCAAAATGTAAATCTTGGTAAAAAACTTGCATTGAGTTTAAGCTAACTTGTATATAAATTGATATAATTGGAAATATTTAGTAACAAAATTTTATAATATTTTCAACTTTGTTAAGTACGTAATATTTAATTTTGATAACCAATCTTTCAATCATATTTTTTAATAAAATCATTCTTTAAATATATTTTGATAAAAGTTATTTCTGTTGTTGGAGCTAGACCCAACTTTATGAAAGCAGCACCAGTTAAGCATGCTTTTGATTCACTTAAAAATGTCACTCATTTGTTATTGCATACAGGTCAGCATTATGATGCAGCTATGAGTGATATTTTTTTTGAAGAACTTGGTATGGGCAAACCAGATCTATTTTTAGGTGTTGGAAGCGGCTCTCATGCCGAACAAACTGCTAAGATAATGATTGAGTTTGAGAAAGTATGTATTGAACAAAAACCAAACTTAGTTATTGTTTATGGAGATGTTAATTCAACTTTAGCGGCTTCAATTGTTGCTAAAAAGTTAAATATAAAAGTTGCTCATGTTGAGTCTGGTTTAAGATCTTTCGATAGGGAAATGCCAGAAGAAATAAATAGAATTGTTACAGATTCTATTACTGATTTGTTCTTTGTAACAGAAGAAAGTGGAAGAACACATTTACTTCATGATGGCAAAAAGTACGAACAAATTTTCTTTGTTGG
Above is a window of Chlorobiota bacterium DNA encoding:
- a CDS encoding O-antigen ligase family protein; its protein translation is MQKFNTYLKSLKIDFLTIVIALIGTLIALYSAESLQEIALSLKTSIPIEIIFIGIPLGILVVYCIWLNEKIWVYAVILMHCLILVNQKEGIGIQEVMFSVSVLVGLPVWFIKELIIHKRKIAKTGFDVLLLSFFIIMSVTSFITMMLNNGNPLNYIKEWVIILDFLMFFPIRNSLNSKKDIQILLLMLILLALINGITNLVYYRQNILKAAFQWEILAGRKTANEPISIVLLIIGSTIFAHAKAKKMLLISLILSALGLLFLTISFSRGPIVSGLIAVVIMTTRIKFKNSIKTYLAIIVSVLLGAGLMYVLFPNIIKNIGIAVSSRLGSVASVASDVSLGSRVAESTTILKGYIARSPILGVGFGVNYSFYDPLTQETITRSYIHNGYIWSLFKFGIPIAIYFLFLLLYPIFILLYNNDKSDEFKRALSAGVIGYIICALIMNNTSSQFTQYAGALNMMLAWVFTDYVCRNKDNEITTKDNLKELN
- the hflX gene encoding GTPase HflX; the encoded protein is MIHSTEIEVERAVLVGIVVYPNTKEIVEEHLEELALLADTAGALVVDKFMQILPHPDGRYYIGKGKMEEIRDIIERDKITLFIADDELSPVQIRNLETQFKIKVLDRAGLILDIFSSRAKSSEAKTQVELAQLQYLMPRLTRMWTHLSKQFGGIGTKGPGETQIETDRRAIKIRIALLREKLDKIETQRETQRKGRGDKFRVALVGYTNAGKSTLMNELSGAGVYVENQLFATLDATVRSVDLEHGRVMLLSDTVGFIRKLPQHLIASFRSTLSEVKEADLLLHVVDSTQVSALDQIQVVNETLSQIDAQNIPIIMVLNKIDKLVKDDERLFDLRNLDSTSISISAQKGLGIQTLKDRIISAIEDTFVEQLIKLPLENYYVVSGLHDLADILKKKFDNEFAYLKIRYANKVNQRIQSALANAKAIKLEYKDIDFEKE
- a CDS encoding 50S ribosomal protein L9; this translates as MKVILRQNQENLGTIGETIEVKDGYARNFLIPRDIAYRASPGAIRAIESEKKRYLIKMVKFTDDAKAKAALLENVSVTLGVKVGEDERIFGSITTAMIADELSRQGHTVDRKTIVLSEPIKTLGAHDVQVKLHPEVIATLKVFVVDKKSEAQ
- a CDS encoding single-stranded DNA-binding protein; its protein translation is MAEIKMPELNSVMIAGNLTKDPVVRSTRNGTPVANFSIASNRKFRGSDNKWQEDVCYVGVVAWNKLAESCSSKLHKGSAVVVEGELQSRSWQSEEGSTRSTVEIKARRIQFLNKRVSTDGTTHEDEGVTVFEDSSYEVDSWSASTDDFSTMSEVGDASRDV
- the rpsF gene encoding 30S ribosomal protein S6, whose translation is MATNNFYEITVILDANFDDKAIQVIIDRTTEFIGKHEGTVKSTDHWGRKKLAYIIDKKTNGYYFQLGVDAPGNFVHLLERHFYIDNDIMRYLIINMDEKELKKRSESIEALNKVAADIERLLNPPPVDTQN
- a CDS encoding aminoacyl-tRNA hydrolase; its protein translation is MNVIIGLGNPGDKYIKTRHNIGWLVLDEFARQVGAKEYQAGKGDFYFTNASFSNKKILLVKPTTFMNLSGIAVEQILNLYNISTNNILVIADEIQLSLGRIKLSAFGSSGGHNGIQNIVDYLGTTNFPRLKFGIGNDFTRGELAEYVLSEFPPNSIEIVQEMILKSVEAIKLFLVEGTEQAMITVNQKIKVITDFNLNSSNTD
- a CDS encoding 50S ribosomal protein L25, producing the protein MSEIKLNALKRESGRCAARDMRRIGTIPGIYYHKGEEPISISVKELDLRPLIYTAESHIVKLILDGEEDRTCIMKTYDFHPTTDRIVHFDLQGVSGDETVRVEVPVVLKGQSIGVKEGGKLEFIAHKLQIECLPANMPEHIAVDISTLQVGHSIHVSDLKLENIKITSSSKITIVTVVPPKDESAASTSNQPEVIIKGKAAKAK
- a CDS encoding ribose-phosphate pyrophosphokinase, with product MLKIVSGRSNQIFAEKVASSAGTTLSKVIIRNFSDGEIWVKYDENIRGVDLFIVQSTQPPADNLMEFLMLIDAARRASAKRITAVIPYFGYARQDRKDKPRVAITAKLVANLITQAGADRVITMDLHAPQIQGFFDIPFDHLYSSPVISSHFKNLNLENLTVVSPDVGGLKLARAYAKRLGAGLAFIDKRRPKPNVAEVMHLVGEVEGKDILVIDDMIDTGGTFINAVNAIKERGALKIYGACTHPVLSGNSYELIENSALELLVATDSLPLKKHSDKILIKSVADLFADAILRINGNASVSTLFDD